Genomic window (Pseudanabaena sp. FACHB-2040):
GCAAAGCTGGCCTGATTTTTCACGTCAAAAAGGGAATCAGGAAACTGTTGCGTCAAGGTAGTTTTGGCCTTGAGTTCCTGCTCCCGATCGCCATCCAAATCAAAAAAGGCAACGTCAAAATCGTTAATCACTAAGCTGCAGGTTTCGCCAAAGGAGGCCCGCCACACGGTATTGCGAACGGCACCGCCCGCCAGCCACCAGTGAGGCAGATCGAGCTGAGCGATCGCAGGCAAGACAACACCAATGGGCGAAGCAGCCAATATATCCTGCAAACGAGTTAGATCACTCATCCGAGCAGTCCTGCTGGCAAACCCGGTAGGCGCAGCGGCGGGCTCCCGCGACAATGTGCTCAGTGCGCTTCACGGTGACCTCGTTGCCCAACACCTGCTGAAAAATTTCTAGCTCGCGATCGCAAAGCCCCGTACACGCCGCTGCCGCTACACAAATGGGGCAGTGGTTTTCGACCAACAGGTAAGAACCATCGGGTTGCGATCGCACCTCTGCCATATAGCCCTCTTCAGTGCGAACCTGGGCCAGGGCACTTAGCTTGGCCGCCAGCGCCTGCTGCCGGGGAATCTGCGTTTGATACTGCTCAAGCTGGTGATGGGTTCTAACCGCCAACAGGCGATCCAGTCCATCTGGCCCAAACGCTTCAATTACCGACTGAATTAGCCCCAAAGTGAGATCAGCATAGCCATTGGGAAAAAAGCGGTCAGCATTGGGGGTCAACTGCCAGAGCTTGGCTGGGCGACCCATGGGCCGGGGTTCTTCCTGGTAAGTCACCAGCTTTTCTGCGTGCAGGGCATACAGGTGCTGCCGCACCGCCATCGCAGAAATGCCCAGCCCCGCCGCCAGTTCCTGGGAATCGGTGGGGCCAGCTTGCTTCAGGCAATGGAGAATGGCTTGGCGGGTGCGGTTATGGGGCGATTTTTGGGAAGGAGTTGTCATAGGTACAAGCTAAAGTTTTTTCTTTACAAAGTCAATCGAACTCATCTACCATGGTTTCTAAAGTATTTTCTTTATAAACTCTAGGGGATTCAATTATGAAGACAGATCGCGTCGTCATTGTTACGGCCGCCAGTCGCGGCATTGGGGCGGGCTGTGCATGGGAGCTAGCGGCTGAGGGCTACCGGGTATCTCTGCTGGCTCGCTCTGCCAGCATTTTCGATTTGGCCTCTGATTTAGGCGGCATTGCCACTCAGGGGTCTTTAACCAATCCTGAGGATTTGCAGCGGCTGGTGAGCACGACGCTGGATCACTATGGCCACATTGATGCTGTGGTAAACAGCTTTGGCGATCCGCCTCGACCCGATCTGCTAGACATTTCCGACGAGCAGTGGCAGGAAAACTTTGAGATGCTGTTTTTGAGCGTAGTGCGGCTGACCCGGCTGGTGACTGAGCCGATGCGGCAGTCGGGCGGCGGTGCGATCGTCAATATCTCGGCCTGTGACTCGCGGGAGCCTAGTCTAGCGACCCCCTTCAGCGGCACCCTGCGAGCCGCAATGGAGGGTTTTACCAAGCTCTACGCCAAACGCTACAGGGCAGACCAGATTCGGATGAATGCGATCGCACCCTTCTTCGTCGCCGACAGCCTAGAGGAGCTAGCCGGATGGGACGTGCCCAACGACCTGATGCTGGGCCGTCCAGTCACCTACACCGAGCTAGCCAGGGTAGTCAGTTTTCTAATTTCAGACGATGCTAAGTTCATTACCGGAACCACCCTCAAAGTTGATGAAGCCTACTCTGCAGCGCTCTAGCCACGAGGATTGACCGCCAGCGCTTAGTTTTACAATCAGCAGCACCCCAATTCCACAATCGCATCACCCTGGTTCAGGAGCCTCTACCCCCGTGTTTTCCATGTTTATTCGGCCCTCGCTTCGCGATGAAATTCGAGCCGCCTTGCGGTTGACCTTTCCCTTAGCCGGGGCTCAGGTGGCGCAGGCGGCGACGAGCTTCGTCGATACGGTCATGATGGGCTGGTTAGGGCAAGATGTGCTGGCCGCAGGTGGACTAGCCGCTACCACCTTCATCACCCTGCTAGTAACCGCTTCCGGCATTATCACCGGCGTCAGTCCCCTAGCAGCCGAAGCCTATGGGGTCGCCAACCCTAAAAGAATTCAGCAGCTCACCCGCAACGGGCTTTGGCTGTCGCTGCTGCTGTCGCTGCCGGTTATGGGTCTGCTGTGGCGTATGGATGGCTTGATGGAGCACTTGGGCCAAGCCCCTAGCGTCGCCATTCTGGCTCGACCCTACCTGACGATCATTCTGTGGGGGTTTTTCCCGGCGCTGGCCTTTGCCCTACTTAAGGATGTGGTGTCTTCCCTGTCTCACCCGCAGCCGGTCATGGTAATTGTGATGGCGGGCACTGGGTTAAATGTGGCGGGCAACTATGCTTTGGGGTTTGGGCACTTTGGCCTGCCCGCACTGGGGCTTTCGGGCATTGCTTTAACCAGTGTGATTTCCTATTGGGCCATGTTTATCGCTCTGGTGGTTTACCTGCTCAAGCAGCGCCTTCTCAAGTCCTACCGCCTGTTTCAAAATCTACTGCGAGTTGAGCCTCAGGTGTTGCGAGAGCTGTTTTGGATTGGTCTGCCCATTGGCGTTTCCTTTGCCCTAGAGATTGGCCTGTTTACAGTTACTACTTACCTGATGGGGGCGCTGGGGCCAGAAGTATTGGCAGCCCACCAGATCGTTTTTCAGACCATTGCCGTGATCTTTATGGTGCCGCTGGGCATGTCCTACGCCACCACCATTCGTGTCGGCCAGTGGAATGGTCAGCAAAATCCAGCGGGCGTGCGGCGAGCAGCCTATGTGGGCATGGGCTTGGGGGGATTTTTTATGATCCTGATGGCGTTACTGCTGCTGCTGTTTCCCCGCAGCGCGATTGGGCTGTTTCTAGATTTGGGCAACCCCAACAATGCTCAGGTCATCTCTCTGGCTATTTCGATGTTTGCCGTTGCCGCTGTCTCCCAGATTCTAGACGGGGTGCAAACTACTGCAGCCGGAGCCTTGCGTGGCCTTAAAGATACGCGGGTGCCGATGTTGCTTAGCTTCTTGGCTTTTTGGGGAGTGGGCCTAGCCAGCGGCTACACCCTAGGCTTTGTGGTGGGCCTGGGAGGCATTGGCCTTTGGCTGGGGCAGGCGATTGGGGTGGGCTGCTCGGCGATTTTATTTGGCTGGCGACTGGGGCGGCTGATCTGATTTTTCGGTTTCTACCCAAAGGTTGCAACATCGGTCATCTTAAGAATAGGCAGGCCGCTGCCCAAGTTCCGGCTGTAAAGACTTCCGATATCGCTCCCGACATGGTTCCTGACATAGCTCCCGGCGTGAATCCTCAGATCCTTTCACAATCTAGTACGCAGGTCGGCGTCATCTCAGATACTCATGGACTGCTGCGACCCGAAGCGCTGGCGGCTTTGACTGGCTCGAATTTGATTCTCCATGCTGGGGATATTGGGAGTCTGGAGGTGCTGACAGAATTGGGCAAGATCGCTCCTGTGATTGCTATACGGGGCAACAATGACAAAGGCCCTTGGGCCGAGACAATTCCTGAGCGGGAAACAGTGCAGATTGAGGGGGTTGCTGTCTATCTACTGCACAGCGTTAAAGATTTGGATCTCGACCCCAAATCCGCGGGCATTCAGGTTGTTATCAGCGGCCATTCTCACAAACCTGCGATCACAACAGACAACGGCATCTTGTTTCTCAATCCGGGCAGTGCGGGGCCGAGGCGCTTTAAGCTACCGATCAGCGTAGCCCGACTGCAGATTGAGGGCAGCGAAGTACAGTCGGCACTGGTTGAGCTGCAGGTATAGAGCCGATTAGCGTCACTTCTGGGTCACGTTTTGGCCTTACACTAAAGCGCAACGTTCCAGCCAAAGTCGTCCTATGAAAGCACTGATCTCAGCCCTATTTCTGGCCCTGGCAACCGGTTTGCCCGCTGCTTATGCTCAAGTTCCGGCAGAGAACCTGCAGCAGCCCGGCAGCCTAACCCTGATGGGAGATGTGCAGACAATCGAGGGCAATCAATTTGTCCTCAGCGATGGAGCCGTTCAAACGGTGGTCAATGCGGGGCCTGAGTGGCACCACTCGATTGAGTTGCAGCCGGGGGAGCGAGTTATCGTCGTTGGAAACTATGCCGACAACCGCTTAGATGCGTTTAGCATTACTCGCAGCAATGGCGACATCATCTTCATTCGCAATGCAGAAGGGCCTGCGCCCTGGGAGATCGACGTTGAAAGTTGAGACCTAACCTGCGGGCTTGATCTAACTAGCCTGTCTGCAGATTCATGACCATCTCAATCAGTTCTGTAGGGTCAATCGGTTTGGCTTGGTAGGCCTAAAAGCTGGAAGACTGCACTGTCTTGCGATCGCTTTCACCAGCATAGATCGTTAGTGCGATCGCAGGAATCTGCCCCCTTTGTTCTGGCTTGAGCGATCGCACCTGTCTCACCAGCGCACAGCCATCTTCCTCCAGCATCCTAATGTCACGGGTCAGCAGATCAAAAAGCAAAGGCAGTTTATAACTGAGCCTTTTGTTGAGGAATAACTCTCTTTATTACGGTGCGTGTGGATTTGTTCTAAAGCGAGGGCTTCCGTAAAGATAATGAAAAGTCAAGATCTAGTGTGTATGGCCCCAGTTGGCCTGCAATGCCATGTTTCCCGACCAACAACCGTTTGCTTCTCTTCTCTCTGAGCAGCAGATTTTAGAGGTGGTGGCTGCGATCGCACGTCAGATCGAGCCTTCGGTCAATCTGGACAACTTGTTAAATGCTGTTGTTGAGCAGGTTCGTACCCTGCTTGAAGCCGACCGAGTGATTATTTACCAGCTTTTACCCGGTGGCGATGCGGTCGTTTCGATAGAGTCGGTAGGGGCTGAATGGCTGCCTATTCAGGGGCAGCTGATTTATGACCCCTGTTTTGAAGCTGACTGGGTTGAGCCTTACCGCCAAGGACATATCAGCAGCATTACCAACGTACATACCAGCAATATCACACCCTGCTATCTAGATCTGCTGACGCGGCTTCAGGTACAGGCCAATCTTGTAGTGCCCATTATCTGTGAGAAAAAGCTGTGGGGGCTATTAATTGCCCATCAGTGCCGCAGTCCTCGATCGTGGGATGAGCTGGATGCTCAGCTGATGCGGCAGGTGGCGCTACAGCTTGGTATTGCCATTAGCCAAATTAGCCTCCAGCAGCGGTTTTACTATCAGCAGCAGCAGTTAAACACAGAGATAACCCAGCGCACCCAAGCTCTGCAAACGTTTCGGACTCGTCTGCACTCGTTGCTCAGCATTCTCAATAGTGCCGCTGCTGCCATTGTCCACATGCGGGTTTATGCAGACCGCCGAATAGAGGTGGACTATTGCTCAGATGGGTGTGAGCGGGTATTGGGCTTTACGGCTCAGGCGTTGATCGACGAGCCCACCCTCTGGCAATCGCAGATCTTGGCTGAAGACCTGGCCCCTGCTCTGGAAAAGGCTTTTGAAAGCATCTTTGCAGAAGCCATTGTGATCCTTGAATATCGGTTTCGCCACAAAGACGGCAGCCTACACTGGGTTTCCGATACTCTGATGTCTTACCGAGACGAGGCCGCAGAGTGCTGGATGGTCA
Coding sequences:
- a CDS encoding DNA-binding protein codes for the protein MKALISALFLALATGLPAAYAQVPAENLQQPGSLTLMGDVQTIEGNQFVLSDGAVQTVVNAGPEWHHSIELQPGERVIVVGNYADNRLDAFSITRSNGDIIFIRNAEGPAPWEIDVES
- a CDS encoding GAF domain-containing protein — protein: MFPDQQPFASLLSEQQILEVVAAIARQIEPSVNLDNLLNAVVEQVRTLLEADRVIIYQLLPGGDAVVSIESVGAEWLPIQGQLIYDPCFEADWVEPYRQGHISSITNVHTSNITPCYLDLLTRLQVQANLVVPIICEKKLWGLLIAHQCRSPRSWDELDAQLMRQVALQLGIAISQISLQQRFYYQQQQLNTEITQRTQALQTFRTRLHSLLSILNSAAAAIVHMRVYADRRIEVDYCSDGCERVLGFTAQALIDEPTLWQSQILAEDLAPALEKAFESIFAEAIVILEYRFRHKDGSLHWVSDTLMSYRDEAAECWMVTSVKTATRDRNSPSTGNILQAQPNPYTL
- a CDS encoding nucleotidyltransferase family protein codes for the protein MSDLTRLQDILAASPIGVVLPAIAQLDLPHWWLAGGAVRNTVWRASFGETCSLVINDFDVAFFDLDGDREQELKAKTTLTQQFPDSLFDVKNQASFARWRKGRRPYHSTEDGVADWLHTATAVGVRLDRSGQWQFFTPYGLTDLWQGLVRPTPAHLHNPDAERKAASFLERCSQLQLAEPDS
- a CDS encoding metalloregulator ArsR/SmtB family transcription factor, with protein sequence MTTPSQKSPHNRTRQAILHCLKQAGPTDSQELAAGLGISAMAVRQHLYALHAEKLVTYQEEPRPMGRPAKLWQLTPNADRFFPNGYADLTLGLIQSVIEAFGPDGLDRLLAVRTHHQLEQYQTQIPRQQALAAKLSALAQVRTEEGYMAEVRSQPDGSYLLVENHCPICVAAAACTGLCDRELEIFQQVLGNEVTVKRTEHIVAGARRCAYRVCQQDCSDE
- a CDS encoding metallophosphoesterase family protein, which produces MVPDIAPGVNPQILSQSSTQVGVISDTHGLLRPEALAALTGSNLILHAGDIGSLEVLTELGKIAPVIAIRGNNDKGPWAETIPERETVQIEGVAVYLLHSVKDLDLDPKSAGIQVVISGHSHKPAITTDNGILFLNPGSAGPRRFKLPISVARLQIEGSEVQSALVELQV
- a CDS encoding SDR family oxidoreductase — encoded protein: MKTDRVVIVTAASRGIGAGCAWELAAEGYRVSLLARSASIFDLASDLGGIATQGSLTNPEDLQRLVSTTLDHYGHIDAVVNSFGDPPRPDLLDISDEQWQENFEMLFLSVVRLTRLVTEPMRQSGGGAIVNISACDSREPSLATPFSGTLRAAMEGFTKLYAKRYRADQIRMNAIAPFFVADSLEELAGWDVPNDLMLGRPVTYTELARVVSFLISDDAKFITGTTLKVDEAYSAAL
- a CDS encoding MATE family efflux transporter, whose protein sequence is MFIRPSLRDEIRAALRLTFPLAGAQVAQAATSFVDTVMMGWLGQDVLAAGGLAATTFITLLVTASGIITGVSPLAAEAYGVANPKRIQQLTRNGLWLSLLLSLPVMGLLWRMDGLMEHLGQAPSVAILARPYLTIILWGFFPALAFALLKDVVSSLSHPQPVMVIVMAGTGLNVAGNYALGFGHFGLPALGLSGIALTSVISYWAMFIALVVYLLKQRLLKSYRLFQNLLRVEPQVLRELFWIGLPIGVSFALEIGLFTVTTYLMGALGPEVLAAHQIVFQTIAVIFMVPLGMSYATTIRVGQWNGQQNPAGVRRAAYVGMGLGGFFMILMALLLLLFPRSAIGLFLDLGNPNNAQVISLAISMFAVAAVSQILDGVQTTAAGALRGLKDTRVPMLLSFLAFWGVGLASGYTLGFVVGLGGIGLWLGQAIGVGCSAILFGWRLGRLI